A genomic stretch from Rhodanobacter soli includes:
- a CDS encoding immunity protein Tsi6 family protein — protein MIDRDRALASIRKSLALLAIRAIQNPGHGVYIHADEQLTRMLMELGYSYLPTAPEREWVDIGLMAVKELDDMDSEFANALMKADYDFKHAK, from the coding sequence ATGATCGATCGTGACAGAGCATTGGCTTCAATCAGGAAATCGCTGGCATTGCTCGCCATTCGCGCGATCCAAAATCCCGGTCACGGGGTCTATATCCACGCCGACGAGCAGCTCACCCGCATGCTGATGGAGCTTGGCTATTCCTACCTGCCAACCGCACCCGAACGCGAGTGGGTTGATATAGGCCTCATGGCAGTCAAGGAGCTCGACGACATGGATTCCGAGTTTGCCAATGCACTGATGAAGGCTGACTACGATTTCAAGCACGCGAAATAG
- a CDS encoding DUF6861 domain-containing protein: MLDSWQQLERWAGRHTSGIRGEAKLISARADSLQQAIRLSEELAVYRILRDFRELDLQGVVNDIVEVLRQCLIVMLATTGGGALIGGIAGGVGGAGVGAIPGVVVGAGAGAQVGEWILIAMGLKALAEYVVKDMPGIARDYWAGIRQAWLAATPPPLPQQPVRVDRLAVCHAAEKIARAHVAVFVLLLMGIVAYLAKGRGSMGELAEGVRGSKVGPRFAEWMVRNEGKLKAEPRLQSKVADAPKEPTGPATTRSNPTRRPPHSPTNKPAPVVEEKPPFRGTIKYRSAKDANTELFDRGIADPAHPPFKVGTQVTDRTMMPGEKVNMLIDDDQLQLLQDPASAYGLGRWGSLESFTSQSQGLERMAITSGPGGFKPNGVQYQIELQALKPIRVLEGTAGPQGTLAGEGQQTFLDVDAATRRSLLKIIKITPLPKP, translated from the coding sequence ATGCTCGACTCGTGGCAACAACTGGAACGCTGGGCAGGCCGACACACCTCCGGCATCCGTGGCGAAGCGAAACTGATATCGGCACGTGCCGACAGCCTGCAACAGGCGATCAGGCTTTCCGAGGAACTGGCGGTTTACCGGATCCTTCGCGACTTCCGCGAACTGGATCTTCAGGGTGTCGTGAACGACATCGTCGAAGTGCTGCGCCAGTGCCTCATCGTCATGCTCGCCACCACCGGTGGCGGCGCACTGATCGGCGGCATCGCCGGAGGTGTCGGCGGTGCCGGGGTCGGGGCGATTCCGGGTGTCGTCGTCGGCGCAGGCGCCGGCGCGCAGGTCGGCGAATGGATCCTCATCGCCATGGGCCTGAAGGCACTGGCCGAATATGTCGTCAAGGACATGCCCGGCATCGCCCGCGACTACTGGGCCGGCATCCGCCAGGCCTGGCTGGCCGCGACCCCGCCACCGCTGCCGCAACAACCGGTCCGCGTCGACCGACTCGCCGTCTGCCACGCCGCCGAAAAAATCGCCCGCGCCCACGTCGCCGTCTTCGTCCTCCTGCTGATGGGCATCGTCGCCTATCTCGCCAAAGGCCGCGGCAGCATGGGTGAACTCGCCGAGGGCGTGCGCGGCAGCAAGGTCGGCCCGAGATTCGCGGAGTGGATGGTCCGGAATGAGGGGAAGCTCAAGGCGGAGCCGCGACTACAGTCAAAAGTAGCCGACGCTCCGAAAGAACCAACAGGTCCGGCCACTACAAGAAGCAACCCAACAAGACGTCCACCCCACTCCCCGACGAATAAGCCGGCACCGGTAGTCGAGGAGAAGCCACCATTCCGTGGCACTATCAAGTACCGCTCGGCCAAAGACGCCAATACGGAGTTGTTTGACAGAGGAATTGCTGATCCGGCCCATCCTCCATTCAAGGTCGGAACGCAGGTAACAGACCGCACCATGATGCCTGGTGAGAAGGTCAATATGCTCATCGACGATGACCAACTGCAACTCTTGCAGGATCCAGCCTCGGCATACGGTCTTGGTCGCTGGGGATCCCTGGAAAGTTTCACCAGTCAGTCGCAGGGCCTTGAGCGCATGGCCATTACGAGTGGACCCGGCGGCTTCAAGCCTAACGGAGTGCAATATCAGATTGAGCTGCAAGCCTTGAAGCCCATCCGCGTGCTCGAGGGTACGGCCGGCCCGCAGGGAACGCTGGCCGGAGAAGGACAACAAACTTTCCTTGATGTGGACGCAGCAACGCGACGAAGCCTACTCAAAATCATCAAGATCACGCCGCTACCGAAGCCCTAG